CGGCCTCGGGCGACGGCACCGTGTCGGTCGGCTACCTCGGCTTCGTCAAGGACCGCCAGCTCGTCCGCGGCGGACCCGTGGAGGTCGTCCGGGACATGGCCGACCTCACGCGACAGTCGCTGGTGGCGCTGGCCCAGTTCCCGGTCAAGGTCTGGAACGTGGCGGTCGACGTCGCGACCGGCCAGCCCCGCAGCGTCGAGGACCCCATCAGCATCGTCGGCGCCAGCGCGACCGCCGGCCAGGCCGCGACGCTGGACGTCCCGGTCGCCGACCGGGTCGCGATGTTCGCCTCCATCCTCGCGTCGGTGAACCTGTTCCTGGCGCTGTTCAATCTCGTGCCGCTGCCGCCGCTGGACGGCGGGCACATCGTCGGGGCCCTGTGGGAGGGGCTGCGGCGCACGTTCGCGAAACTGACCGGACGCCCCGACCCGGGCCCCGTCGACACGGCCAAGATGGTGCCGGTGTCCTACGCGGTGGGAGGATTCCTCCTGCTGTGCGGCATCGTGCTGATCGTGGCCGATATCGTCAGCCCGGTGAAGATCTTCTAAGGAGAATCATGACCGTCAACCTCGGAATGCCCACCGCGCCCGCGCCCGTCCTGGCGCCGCGCCGGCCCACCCGCCGCATCCAGGTGGGCAAGGTGGCCGTGGGCGGGGGCGCCCCCATCTCCGTGCAGTCGATGACCACCACCAAGACCACCGACATCAACGGCACGCTGCAGCAGATCGCCGAGCTCACCGCGTCCGGCTGCGACATCGTGCGCGTGGCCGTCCCCAGCCAGGACGACGCCGACGTGCTGCACATCATCGCCAAGAAGTCCCAGATCCCGGTGATCGCCGACATCCACTTCCAGCCCAAGTACGTCTTCGCGGCCATCGACGCCGGCTGCGCGGCCGTCCGGGTCAACCCCGGCAACATCCGGCAGTTCGACGACAAGGTGGGCGAGATCGCCAAGGCCGCCGCGGACGCGGGGGTGTCGCTGCGGATCGGCGTCAACGCCGGCTCGCTGGACAAGCGGCTGCTCGCCAAGCACGGCGGCCCCACCCCGGACGCCCTGGTGGAGTCGGCGCTCTGGGAGGCCTCGCTGTTCGAGGAGCACGGGTTCCGCGACTTCAAGATCTCGGTCAAGCACAACGACCCGATCGTGATGGTGCAGGCCTACCGCAAGCTGTCCGCGGAGTGCGAATACCCGCTGCACCTGGGCGTCACCGAGGCCGGCCCCGCCTTCCAGGGCACCATCAAGAGCTCCACCGCGTTCGGCATCCTGCTGGCCGAGGGCATCGGCGACACCATCCGGGTCTCGCTGTCGGCCCCGCCCGTGGAGGAGGTCAAGGTCGGCAACAAGATCCTTGAAAGCCTGAACCTGCGCCCCCGCAAGCTCGAGATCGTCTCCTGCCCGTCCTGCGGCCGCGCCCAGGTGGACGTCTACACGCTCGCCGAGCAGGTCACCGAGGGCCTGGAGGGCCTGACCGTGCCCCTGCGCGTCGCCGTGATGGGCTGTGTCGTCAACGGCCCGGGCGAGGCCCGCGAGGCCGACCTGGGCGTCGCCTCCGGCAACG
Above is a window of Propioniciclava coleopterorum DNA encoding:
- the ispG gene encoding flavodoxin-dependent (E)-4-hydroxy-3-methylbut-2-enyl-diphosphate synthase — encoded protein: MTVNLGMPTAPAPVLAPRRPTRRIQVGKVAVGGGAPISVQSMTTTKTTDINGTLQQIAELTASGCDIVRVAVPSQDDADVLHIIAKKSQIPVIADIHFQPKYVFAAIDAGCAAVRVNPGNIRQFDDKVGEIAKAAADAGVSLRIGVNAGSLDKRLLAKHGGPTPDALVESALWEASLFEEHGFRDFKISVKHNDPIVMVQAYRKLSAECEYPLHLGVTEAGPAFQGTIKSSTAFGILLAEGIGDTIRVSLSAPPVEEVKVGNKILESLNLRPRKLEIVSCPSCGRAQVDVYTLAEQVTEGLEGLTVPLRVAVMGCVVNGPGEAREADLGVASGNGKGQIFVKGEVIKTVPEDEIVATLIAEANRIAAEMEHTGEAPQVSVG